The following coding sequences lie in one Stenotrophomonas rhizophila genomic window:
- a CDS encoding oxygen-insensitive NAD(P)H-dependent nitroreductase NfsB: protein MTLAPVALRRHTTKAYDPTRTLPPAVLEDLLEVLHNAPSSVNSQPWHFLVAGTPEARARIARATQPHQPYNTAKITDASHVIVFATRTGIDDAYLAQVIDQETADGRYPSPEAREGQRGALHHYVDLHRHTLGDVQHWMQKQTYLAVGTLLLAAGVHGIDATPMEGFDAEVLDAELGLRARGFTSVVLVALGYGSAANFNAGLPKSRLPREQVFTQL, encoded by the coding sequence ATGACCCTCGCTCCGGTGGCCCTGCGCCGCCACACCACCAAGGCCTACGACCCCACCCGCACGCTGCCGCCCGCGGTGCTGGAGGACCTGCTGGAGGTGCTGCACAACGCCCCCTCGTCGGTGAATTCGCAGCCGTGGCACTTCCTGGTGGCCGGCACTCCCGAGGCACGGGCGCGCATCGCCCGCGCCACGCAGCCCCACCAGCCCTACAACACCGCCAAGATCACCGACGCCTCGCACGTGATCGTGTTTGCCACCCGCACCGGTATCGATGACGCGTACCTGGCCCAGGTGATCGACCAGGAAACCGCCGACGGCCGCTATCCCAGCCCCGAGGCGCGCGAAGGCCAGCGCGGCGCGCTGCACCACTACGTGGACCTGCACCGCCACACCCTGGGCGACGTGCAGCACTGGATGCAGAAGCAGACCTACCTGGCCGTGGGCACCCTGCTGCTCGCGGCGGGCGTGCACGGCATCGACGCCACCCCCATGGAAGGCTTCGACGCCGAGGTGCTGGACGCCGAACTGGGCCTGCGTGCGCGCGGCTTCACCAGCGTGGTGCTGGTGGCGCTGGGCTACGGCAGCGCGGCCAACTTCAATGCCGGCCTGCCCAAGTCGCGGCTGCCCCGCGAGCAGGTGTTCACCCAGCTCTGA
- a CDS encoding suppressor of fused domain protein, with translation MSHPDDLLARAWAEREESLYPRLLGALGPGLYPLDAAVFSTVFGQDSVDPRWLTIGVFECPPTPDRPGWAYVSSGLSNPWDETEADPDSVSGLGMEFLLQTTERAPWALALVQRFCAYQLLLAAGRMGTHAPLDLWDRMRIGAPIDNADSQLQALVFVAAEHLGDIQSLVSGQFRFLQMLPLTLDEHAFGQQHDFETVVEQLQAHHAAPVVDTRRGSIPLQPPA, from the coding sequence ATGTCCCACCCCGATGACCTGCTGGCCCGTGCCTGGGCAGAGCGCGAAGAATCCCTGTATCCCCGCCTGCTGGGCGCCCTGGGCCCCGGCCTGTACCCGCTCGACGCGGCGGTATTTTCCACCGTGTTCGGCCAGGACAGCGTGGACCCGCGCTGGCTCACCATCGGCGTGTTCGAGTGCCCGCCCACGCCGGACCGGCCCGGTTGGGCCTATGTGAGCTCCGGGCTGTCCAACCCCTGGGATGAGACCGAGGCCGACCCGGACAGCGTGTCCGGCCTGGGCATGGAATTCCTGCTGCAGACCACCGAACGCGCGCCGTGGGCACTGGCCCTGGTGCAGCGGTTCTGCGCCTACCAGCTGCTGCTGGCCGCCGGCCGCATGGGCACCCATGCGCCGCTGGACCTGTGGGACCGCATGCGCATCGGCGCCCCGATCGACAACGCCGACAGCCAGCTGCAGGCGTTGGTGTTCGTTGCGGCCGAGCACCTGGGCGACATCCAGAGCCTGGTCAGCGGCCAGTTCCGCTTCCTGCAGATGCTGCCCCTGACCCTGGACGAACATGCCTTCGGCCAGCAGCACGACTTCGAGACCGTGGTTGAACAGCTCCAGGCCCATCACGCCGCACCGGTGGTGGACACGCGCCGCGGCAGCATTCCGCTGCAGCCGCCGGCCTGA
- a CDS encoding STAS domain-containing protein, producing the protein MASNTASVQRNGTALVFSGVLDRAAATALWPSLSSPEGVRQLDLTAVTRVDSAGLALLAELAARARAAGGTAEIIGSPTGYNELSAAYRLAPTLDFHALSAAS; encoded by the coding sequence GTGGCAAGTAACACGGCCAGCGTGCAGCGCAACGGCACGGCGCTGGTCTTCAGCGGCGTGCTCGACCGCGCAGCGGCGACTGCCCTGTGGCCTTCGCTGTCATCGCCGGAGGGCGTGCGCCAGCTCGACCTGACGGCGGTGACGCGGGTGGACAGCGCCGGCCTGGCGCTGCTGGCCGAACTGGCGGCGCGTGCGCGCGCGGCCGGCGGCACCGCGGAGATCATCGGCAGCCCCACCGGTTACAACGAACTCAGTGCCGCCTACCGGCTCGCACCGACCCTGGATTTCCATGCCCTTTCTGCGGCGAGCTGA
- the leuE gene encoding leucine efflux protein LeuE, whose translation MPWMGIQDLWTFVAAVLVFLALPGPGTFTLLTATGRGGVRGGYTALFGLLLGDQILMWLAVAGVAALLKANPLVFHAVQYLGAAYLVWVGISLLRRPRGGGEEGGIRLQPGHYFRQAVLINLLNPKAIIFYMAFLPLFIDPARHQGVVTFATMAVIIFVMGLAYCSVLIGVGNLLRRRILQHPRVGLLLKRVAGVFLIGFGVRLGVSG comes from the coding sequence ATGCCGTGGATGGGCATCCAGGACCTGTGGACCTTCGTTGCCGCCGTGCTGGTGTTCCTGGCCCTGCCCGGCCCGGGCACGTTCACCCTGCTTACCGCCACCGGCCGCGGCGGCGTACGCGGCGGCTACACGGCGCTGTTCGGGCTGCTGCTGGGCGACCAGATCCTGATGTGGCTGGCGGTGGCGGGCGTGGCCGCGCTGCTCAAGGCCAACCCGCTGGTGTTCCACGCGGTGCAGTACCTGGGCGCGGCGTATCTGGTGTGGGTCGGCATCAGCCTGCTGCGCCGGCCGCGCGGCGGGGGCGAAGAAGGCGGCATCCGCCTGCAGCCCGGCCACTACTTCCGCCAGGCGGTGCTGATCAACCTGCTCAACCCGAAGGCGATCATCTTCTACATGGCCTTCCTGCCGTTGTTCATCGACCCGGCCCGCCACCAGGGCGTGGTCACGTTCGCGACCATGGCGGTGATCATCTTCGTCATGGGGCTGGCATATTGCTCGGTGCTGATCGGGGTGGGCAACCTGTTGCGACGTAGGATTCTTCAGCATCCTCGTGTAGGACTTCTACTGAAGCGCGTAGCGGGTGTTTTCCTGATCGGTTTTGGCGTGCGGCTCGGCGTCAGCGGCTGA
- a CDS encoding zinc-binding alcohol dehydrogenase family protein, which produces MKAVAYTEHGLPISDPRALQDVTLPIPQPGPRDLRVAVRAISVNPVDTKVRNGVAVTEPRVLGWDAVGIVDAVGDEVTLFQPGDAVFYAGAIGRPGSNAEYQLVDERIVGHKPASLDDAAAAALPLTAITAWELLFDRLRIAEGGGEGQTLLVVGAAGGVGSILVQLARQLTRLTVIGTASRPDTQDWVYGLGAHHVIDHSQPLTDGLQRLGIAEVSHVASLTHTDQHYDQIVAALAPQGQLALIDDPGQLDVMALKRKSLSLHWESMFTRSSFNTPDLQRQHDLLERVAALVDAGVLRTTLGEHYGRINAANLRQAHALIESHRARGKLVLEGF; this is translated from the coding sequence ATGAAAGCTGTTGCCTATACCGAACATGGCCTGCCGATCAGCGACCCGCGCGCGCTGCAGGACGTCACCCTGCCGATCCCGCAGCCGGGCCCGCGCGACCTGCGCGTGGCGGTCCGTGCGATCTCGGTCAACCCGGTGGACACCAAGGTGCGCAACGGCGTGGCCGTGACCGAGCCGCGGGTGCTGGGCTGGGATGCGGTGGGTATCGTCGATGCCGTGGGCGATGAGGTCACCCTGTTCCAGCCGGGTGACGCGGTCTTCTATGCCGGCGCCATCGGTCGCCCGGGCAGCAATGCCGAGTACCAGCTGGTGGACGAACGCATCGTCGGCCACAAGCCCGCCAGCCTGGATGACGCCGCTGCGGCCGCCCTGCCGCTCACCGCGATCACCGCCTGGGAACTGCTGTTCGACCGTCTGCGCATCGCCGAGGGCGGTGGCGAGGGCCAGACCCTGCTGGTGGTGGGCGCGGCCGGCGGCGTGGGCTCGATCCTGGTCCAGCTGGCCCGCCAGCTGACCCGGCTGACGGTGATCGGCACCGCCTCGCGCCCGGACACCCAGGACTGGGTGTATGGCCTGGGCGCGCACCATGTGATCGACCATTCGCAGCCGCTCACCGACGGCCTGCAGCGGCTGGGCATCGCCGAGGTCAGCCACGTGGCCAGCCTGACCCACACCGACCAGCACTACGACCAGATCGTGGCCGCGCTCGCCCCGCAGGGCCAGCTGGCGCTGATCGACGACCCCGGCCAGCTCGACGTGATGGCGCTCAAGCGCAAGAGCCTGTCGCTGCACTGGGAGTCGATGTTCACCCGTTCCAGTTTCAACACGCCGGACCTGCAGCGCCAGCACGACCTGCTGGAACGGGTCGCCGCGCTGGTCGACGCCGGCGTGCTGCGCACCACCCTGGGCGAGCACTACGGCCGCATCAACGCCGCCAACCTGCGCCAGGCCCACGCCCTGATCGAGAGCCACCGCGCGCGCGGCAAGCTGGTCCTCGAAGGCTTCTGA
- a CDS encoding MlaC/ttg2D family ABC transporter substrate-binding protein codes for MTRKLIPALLASALLASLPSLGFAQAAPAPAAAAQNDAGKAVLDASTRILSTLQQRRSEFRANPTVLRSFINSELNKTFDRDYAARLVLGVHGRGASDADVKLFADAMADNLMQRYGAALLEIQGKPTFRLKGQSPLPGNRGVRVSTELMRAGNEPTPVDYLMRNVNGQWKIFDVMIEGISYVQTFKTQFDAPLRQKSIQQVATELRNGTMQAGQAPRGK; via the coding sequence ATGACCCGTAAACTGATTCCGGCCCTGCTTGCCTCGGCCCTGCTCGCCAGCCTTCCGTCGCTGGGCTTCGCCCAGGCGGCCCCGGCTCCGGCCGCTGCCGCGCAGAACGACGCCGGCAAGGCCGTGCTCGACGCCAGCACGCGCATCCTGAGCACGCTGCAGCAGCGTCGCAGCGAGTTCCGCGCCAACCCGACGGTGCTGCGCAGCTTCATCAACAGCGAGCTCAACAAGACCTTCGACCGTGACTACGCCGCCCGCCTGGTGCTGGGCGTGCACGGCCGTGGTGCCTCCGATGCCGACGTCAAGCTGTTCGCCGATGCCATGGCCGACAACCTGATGCAGCGCTACGGCGCGGCCCTGCTCGAAATCCAGGGCAAGCCGACCTTCCGCCTGAAGGGCCAGTCGCCGCTGCCGGGCAACCGCGGCGTGCGCGTGTCCACCGAACTGATGCGCGCCGGCAACGAGCCGACCCCGGTCGACTACCTGATGCGCAACGTCAACGGCCAGTGGAAGATCTTCGACGTGATGATCGAAGGCATCTCCTACGTGCAGACCTTCAAGACCCAGTTCGATGCGCCGCTGCGCCAGAAGTCGATCCAGCAGGTGGCCACCGAACTGCGCAACGGCACCATGCAGGCCGGTCAGGCGCCCCGTGGCAAGTAA
- a CDS encoding glutathione peroxidase — translation MSQTVYDIPVTTIEGQPSSLADYRGKVLLVVNVASKCGLTTQYEGLQQLYAAKHEAGLEVLGFPANNFLGQEPGSESEIQQFCQLEYNVAFPLFAKISVAGDDVHPLYRALTEAQPAATGEGPMREKLEGLVTKYPDLVVNPAPGVLWNFEKFLIGRDGQVIARFAPDVAVDDARLVAAIDAALAV, via the coding sequence GTGAGCCAGACTGTCTACGACATCCCCGTCACCACCATCGAAGGCCAGCCGTCGTCGCTGGCCGACTACCGCGGCAAGGTGCTGCTGGTGGTCAATGTGGCCTCCAAGTGTGGGCTGACCACGCAGTACGAAGGCCTGCAGCAGCTGTATGCGGCCAAGCACGAGGCCGGCCTGGAAGTGCTGGGTTTCCCGGCCAACAACTTCCTGGGCCAGGAGCCGGGCAGCGAGTCGGAGATCCAGCAGTTCTGCCAGCTGGAATACAACGTGGCCTTCCCGCTGTTCGCCAAGATCAGCGTGGCCGGCGATGACGTGCACCCGCTGTACCGCGCGCTGACCGAGGCACAGCCGGCCGCCACCGGTGAAGGCCCGATGCGCGAGAAGCTGGAAGGCCTGGTCACCAAGTACCCCGATCTGGTGGTCAACCCGGCGCCGGGCGTGCTGTGGAACTTCGAGAAGTTCCTGATCGGTCGCGATGGCCAGGTCATCGCGCGCTTCGCACCGGACGTGGCCGTCGACGACGCCCGCCTGGTGGCCGCGATCGACGCCGCACTGGCCGTCTGA
- the mlaD gene encoding outer membrane lipid asymmetry maintenance protein MlaD, with product MAIRGPRLEFSVGAFLLLALASLLVLAVASTNQRWGFGSDGYELKARFTQIGQLRKQAPVKIGGVTVGQVGAIELDPLKFDSIVTLKLDPKFKDLPADTSAGIFTSGLLGESYIGLQPGGDPDVLKSGDEIAFTQPAVDLLQLVGKYMFSGPANAGGTESQDAHGAEAPATEPQK from the coding sequence ATGGCCATCCGCGGTCCCAGACTCGAATTTTCCGTCGGCGCATTCCTGCTGCTGGCGCTGGCCTCGCTGCTGGTGCTGGCCGTCGCCTCCACTAACCAACGCTGGGGCTTTGGCAGCGACGGCTACGAACTGAAGGCGCGTTTCACCCAGATCGGGCAGCTGCGCAAGCAGGCCCCGGTCAAGATTGGCGGCGTGACCGTCGGCCAGGTCGGCGCCATCGAACTGGACCCGCTCAAGTTCGACTCCATCGTCACCCTGAAGCTGGACCCGAAGTTCAAGGATCTGCCGGCCGACACCTCGGCGGGCATATTCACCAGCGGTTTGCTTGGCGAGAGCTATATCGGACTTCAGCCGGGCGGTGATCCGGACGTGCTCAAGTCCGGCGATGAGATCGCCTTCACCCAGCCGGCGGTAGACCTGCTGCAGTTGGTTGGCAAATATATGTTCAGTGGCCCGGCCAACGCCGGTGGCACTGAGTCCCAGGACGCCCACGGCGCTGAAGCGCCTGCAACGGAACCGCAGAAATGA
- a CDS encoding aldo/keto reductase has product MQTRTLGHHGPTVSALGLGCMGMSAFYGGRGSDAEATAVIHRALALGVTLLDTADMYGPHTNEVLVGKAIADRRDQVFLATKFGIKQEPSDSAARSVDGRPEYVIAACDASLQRLGVDHIDLYYQHRVDTRVPIEDTVGAMARLVEQGKVRFLGLSEASAATIRRAHAVHPITAVQTEFSLWSRDPQSNGVLDTVRELGIGFVPYSPLGRGFLTGAIRRPDDFDADDYRRQSPRFQGDNFARNLALVDAVTAMAQAKGITPGQLALAWVLAQGDDLVPIPGTKRLAFLEENLGALQVQLSPDELARIDAIFPADAAAGQRYADAAMATLDR; this is encoded by the coding sequence ATGCAGACCCGTACCCTTGGCCACCACGGCCCCACCGTTTCCGCGCTCGGCCTGGGCTGCATGGGCATGAGCGCCTTCTACGGCGGTCGCGGCAGCGATGCCGAGGCCACCGCCGTCATCCATCGCGCGCTGGCGCTGGGCGTCACCCTGCTCGATACCGCCGACATGTACGGCCCGCATACCAATGAAGTGCTGGTCGGCAAGGCCATCGCCGATCGCCGCGACCAGGTGTTCCTGGCCACCAAGTTCGGGATCAAGCAGGAGCCCAGCGACAGCGCCGCACGCAGCGTGGACGGCCGCCCGGAGTACGTGATCGCCGCCTGCGACGCCAGCCTGCAGCGGCTCGGCGTGGACCACATCGACCTGTACTACCAGCACCGCGTGGATACCCGCGTGCCGATCGAAGACACGGTGGGCGCGATGGCGCGTCTGGTCGAACAGGGCAAGGTCCGTTTCCTGGGCCTGTCCGAAGCGTCGGCGGCCACCATCCGGCGCGCGCACGCGGTGCACCCGATCACCGCCGTGCAGACCGAGTTCTCGCTGTGGTCGCGCGACCCGCAGTCCAACGGCGTGCTCGACACCGTGCGCGAACTGGGCATCGGCTTCGTGCCCTACTCGCCGCTGGGCCGCGGCTTCCTGACCGGCGCCATCCGCCGCCCGGACGACTTCGACGCCGATGACTACCGCCGCCAGTCGCCGCGCTTCCAGGGCGACAACTTCGCCCGCAACCTGGCCCTGGTCGATGCGGTCACCGCGATGGCCCAGGCCAAAGGCATCACGCCAGGGCAACTGGCACTGGCCTGGGTGCTGGCACAGGGCGACGACCTGGTGCCGATCCCCGGCACCAAGCGGCTCGCCTTCCTGGAAGAGAACCTGGGCGCGCTGCAGGTGCAGCTGAGCCCGGACGAGCTGGCCCGCATCGACGCGATCTTCCCGGCCGATGCCGCGGCGGGGCAACGCTACGCCGATGCGGCGATGGCGACGCTGGACCGGTGA
- a CDS encoding MlaA family lipoprotein, with amino-acid sequence MNVIRTLPLLVLALALTACAGKPARDSAPAGVAVDSSPAAAPTDTAVAATDSASTDVAAPVAEVAAPTDAGTPPASGDAAPTNAEDDFAALYGGPAPTADGVEPERAIYDPWEPFNRRVHSFNNVVDRAIARPLATAYTHVVPRFARTGVSNFFNNLRAPVTITNQLLQGRPDDAWDSLGRFLMNSTLGIGGLFDPASKALVPSRKEDFGQTLGAWGWRRSRYVELPFFGPRTVRDVFGLAGDMPLSPIRTIEEDKVRIGLQGLQLVDMRSQLLAIDDMRANAVDEYTLVRDAWLQRRNYQIENDLRGKHARGKDADDTAPIPVDAMPMPNWGN; translated from the coding sequence ATGAACGTCATACGCACCCTCCCCCTTCTCGTGTTGGCGCTGGCGCTGACCGCCTGTGCCGGCAAGCCCGCACGCGACAGTGCACCGGCCGGTGTTGCCGTGGACAGCAGCCCTGCTGCAGCCCCGACCGACACCGCGGTTGCCGCAACCGACAGCGCCAGCACCGACGTCGCGGCCCCCGTGGCCGAGGTCGCGGCGCCCACCGATGCCGGCACGCCGCCAGCCAGCGGTGACGCTGCGCCGACCAATGCCGAAGACGACTTCGCCGCGTTGTACGGCGGCCCGGCGCCGACGGCGGACGGGGTGGAACCGGAGCGGGCCATCTACGACCCGTGGGAACCGTTCAACCGCCGCGTGCACAGCTTCAACAACGTGGTCGACCGCGCCATCGCACGGCCGCTGGCCACCGCCTACACCCACGTGGTGCCGCGCTTCGCGCGGACCGGCGTCAGCAACTTCTTCAACAACCTGCGCGCCCCGGTGACCATCACCAACCAGCTGCTGCAGGGCCGTCCGGACGATGCCTGGGACAGCCTGGGCCGGTTCCTGATGAACTCCACGCTGGGCATAGGTGGGCTGTTCGACCCGGCCAGCAAGGCGCTGGTGCCCAGCCGCAAGGAAGATTTCGGCCAGACCCTGGGTGCCTGGGGCTGGCGCCGTTCGCGCTACGTGGAACTGCCGTTCTTCGGCCCGCGTACCGTGCGCGACGTGTTCGGCCTGGCCGGCGACATGCCGCTCTCGCCGATCCGCACCATCGAGGAAGACAAGGTGCGCATCGGCCTGCAGGGCCTGCAGCTGGTGGACATGCGTTCGCAGCTGCTGGCCATCGACGACATGCGTGCCAACGCCGTGGACGAATACACCCTGGTGCGCGATGCGTGGCTGCAGCGCCGCAACTACCAGATCGAGAACGACCTGCGCGGCAAGCATGCCCGTGGCAAGGACGCCGACGACACCGCCCCGATCCCGGTCGATGCGATGCCGATGCCCAACTGGGGCAACTGA
- a CDS encoding LysR family transcriptional regulator, which yields MSSQPPLSAVVAFARVAERASFTRAADDLGVSPSALSQTVRALEASLGVRLLHRTTRRVGLTEHGARFLARVSEGLAQIEAAFVDLDSVRAVPAGKLRINVPRVAAELLVLPHLPSFLARYPQVEVELFVEPGLADLVAGGFDAGIRLGESLARDMIAVPIGPLERQVVVATPAYFARHGEPQTPAALVDHACIVHRLSTGRLMPWEFSRDGRDFDVAVSGPLVFNDTALIHAAVRAGLGMGQAFEAVVAADVAAGRLRCVLQDWQQPFAGFHLYYPAREQMAPKLRVFIDHLREALDAR from the coding sequence ATGTCCTCCCAGCCCCCACTGTCTGCCGTGGTTGCCTTCGCCCGGGTGGCCGAGCGCGCCAGCTTTACCCGCGCCGCCGATGACCTGGGCGTCTCGCCATCGGCGCTGTCGCAGACCGTGCGCGCGCTGGAGGCCAGCCTGGGCGTGCGCCTGCTGCACCGGACCACGCGCCGGGTGGGCCTGACCGAACACGGCGCGCGCTTCCTGGCGCGCGTGAGCGAAGGCCTGGCCCAGATCGAGGCCGCGTTCGTGGACCTGGACAGCGTGCGTGCGGTACCGGCCGGCAAACTGCGCATCAACGTGCCGCGCGTGGCCGCCGAGCTGCTGGTGCTGCCCCATCTGCCCAGCTTCCTGGCGCGCTATCCCCAGGTGGAGGTGGAGCTGTTCGTGGAGCCGGGGCTGGCCGATCTGGTCGCCGGTGGCTTCGACGCCGGCATCCGGCTGGGCGAATCGCTGGCGCGCGACATGATCGCCGTGCCGATCGGCCCACTGGAGCGGCAGGTGGTGGTGGCCACGCCGGCCTACTTCGCGCGCCACGGCGAACCGCAGACGCCGGCCGCGCTGGTCGACCACGCCTGCATCGTGCACCGGCTCAGCACCGGCCGGCTGATGCCCTGGGAGTTCAGTCGCGACGGCCGCGATTTCGACGTGGCGGTGAGCGGGCCGCTGGTGTTCAACGACACCGCCCTGATCCACGCGGCGGTGCGTGCCGGATTGGGCATGGGCCAGGCCTTCGAGGCCGTGGTGGCCGCCGACGTGGCCGCCGGGCGCCTGCGCTGCGTGCTGCAGGACTGGCAGCAGCCGTTCGCGGGATTCCACCTGTACTACCCGGCGCGCGAGCAGATGGCGCCGAAGCTGCGGGTGTTCATCGACCACCTGCGGGAGGCGTTGGACGCGCGCTGA
- the rmuC gene encoding DNA recombination protein RmuC — MQTEFLILGGLVCVVLVLQLLVLLRRSQHGGLEQALRDEARVGRGELREQLEGLGRQQDARLESFARALTDLSTRTDQRLDLLRDALGEDARKAREESALAQQRTGELLAQRLHDMRAQLDVFGQQQQARIEAFGQQLVELTTRTDSHMVALRQALGEDARKGREETAQSQQRLAESLGLRLQEMTQRNEARIGEMRATLEQQLKSLQTDNAEKLDQMRVTVDEKLQTTLEARLGASFQLVSDRLEQVQRGLGEMQQLATGVGDLKRVLTNVKNRGSWGEVQLDNILEQTLTQEQYARGVKVRPDSGEMVDIAVRLPGRGHEDTPVWLPIDSKFPREDYERLLDAQEQGDADGVRVQGAQLERAIRIQAKSICDKYIVPPHTTDFAVMFLPTEGLYAEVIRRPGLVDLLQREHRVVVAGPTTVTALLNSLQMGFRTLAIEQRSSEVWSLLGAVKSEFGKFAGILEKAEKQISTVGRSLGEASRKTRTIERRLRGVESLTAEQSQDLLEDTTGEDDDSGMDESSGAQD, encoded by the coding sequence ATGCAAACCGAATTCCTGATCCTTGGCGGCCTTGTCTGCGTCGTCCTCGTCCTGCAGCTGCTGGTCCTGCTGCGGCGTTCCCAGCACGGCGGGCTTGAACAGGCCCTGCGCGACGAAGCGCGGGTGGGCCGCGGCGAACTGCGTGAGCAACTCGAAGGGCTGGGCCGGCAGCAGGACGCACGGCTGGAATCCTTCGCGCGCGCGCTGACCGACCTGTCCACCCGCACCGACCAGCGCCTGGATCTGCTGCGCGATGCGCTGGGCGAAGATGCGCGCAAGGCGCGCGAAGAGAGCGCGCTGGCCCAGCAGCGCACCGGCGAACTGCTGGCCCAGCGCCTGCACGACATGCGCGCGCAGCTGGACGTGTTCGGCCAGCAGCAACAGGCCCGCATCGAGGCCTTCGGCCAGCAGCTGGTGGAACTGACCACGCGCACCGACAGCCACATGGTCGCGCTGCGCCAGGCCCTGGGCGAGGACGCCCGCAAGGGTCGCGAGGAAACCGCGCAGTCGCAGCAGCGCCTGGCCGAATCGCTGGGCCTGCGCCTGCAGGAGATGACCCAGCGCAACGAGGCCCGCATCGGCGAGATGCGCGCCACGCTGGAGCAGCAGCTCAAGAGCCTGCAGACCGACAACGCCGAAAAGCTCGACCAGATGCGCGTCACCGTGGACGAGAAGCTGCAGACCACGCTGGAAGCGCGCCTGGGCGCCTCGTTCCAGCTGGTCTCCGACCGCCTGGAGCAGGTCCAGCGCGGGCTCGGCGAAATGCAGCAGCTGGCCACCGGCGTGGGCGACCTCAAGCGCGTGCTGACCAACGTCAAGAACCGCGGCAGCTGGGGCGAAGTGCAGCTGGACAACATCCTGGAGCAGACCCTGACCCAGGAGCAGTACGCACGCGGGGTGAAGGTGCGCCCGGACAGTGGGGAAATGGTCGACATCGCCGTGCGTCTGCCGGGCCGTGGCCACGAGGACACGCCGGTGTGGCTGCCGATCGATTCCAAGTTCCCGCGCGAGGATTACGAGCGCCTGCTCGATGCGCAGGAACAGGGCGACGCTGACGGCGTGCGCGTGCAGGGTGCGCAGCTGGAGCGCGCCATCCGCATCCAGGCCAAGTCGATCTGCGACAAGTACATCGTGCCGCCGCACACCACCGATTTCGCAGTGATGTTCCTGCCCACCGAGGGCCTGTACGCCGAAGTGATCCGCCGCCCCGGCCTGGTCGACCTGCTGCAGCGCGAACATCGCGTGGTGGTGGCCGGGCCGACCACCGTCACCGCGTTGCTCAACAGCCTGCAGATGGGCTTCCGCACGCTGGCCATCGAGCAGCGTTCCAGCGAGGTGTGGAGTCTGCTGGGCGCGGTCAAGAGCGAGTTCGGCAAGTTCGCCGGCATCCTGGAAAAGGCCGAGAAGCAGATCAGCACGGTCGGCCGCAGCCTGGGCGAGGCCAGCCGCAAGACCCGCACCATCGAGCGCCGCCTGCGCGGCGTGGAGTCGCTCACCGCCGAGCAAAGCCAGGACCTGCTGGAAGACACCACCGGCGAAGACGACGACAGCGGCATGGACGAGAGCAGCGGCGCGCAGGACTGA
- a CDS encoding glutathione S-transferase family protein, with protein sequence MLELYGKSTSINVRKVLWLCAELELDYRHIGADAGAADADLDACVRRFNPNAQVPVLRDGDFVLWESNSICRYLAARENRHDLLPQAPQGRAQVEQWMDWQATDLNTAWRYAFMSGVRRHPEYTDAAAAATSLAHWNRLMGVLDRQLAQTGAHVVGNHFSLADIVLGLSTQRWRMTPGEKPLFPAVQAWFARLGPRAGFALHVDNGVP encoded by the coding sequence ATGCTGGAGTTGTATGGGAAGTCGACCTCGATCAACGTACGCAAGGTGCTGTGGCTATGCGCCGAGCTGGAGCTCGATTACCGGCACATCGGCGCCGACGCCGGGGCGGCCGACGCGGACCTGGATGCCTGCGTGCGCCGGTTCAATCCCAACGCGCAGGTCCCGGTGCTGCGGGATGGCGACTTCGTGCTGTGGGAGTCCAACAGCATCTGCCGCTACCTGGCGGCACGCGAGAACCGGCATGACCTCCTGCCGCAGGCGCCGCAGGGTCGGGCGCAGGTGGAGCAATGGATGGACTGGCAGGCCACCGATCTCAATACCGCATGGCGCTATGCCTTCATGTCGGGTGTACGCCGGCATCCCGAATACACCGATGCCGCAGCAGCGGCAACCAGCCTGGCGCACTGGAATCGCCTGATGGGCGTGCTGGACCGGCAGCTGGCGCAGACCGGCGCGCATGTGGTCGGCAACCACTTCAGCCTGGCCGACATCGTGCTGGGACTGTCGACCCAGCGCTGGCGCATGACCCCGGGCGAAAAGCCGCTATTTCCGGCGGTGCAGGCGTGGTTCGCACGGCTGGGTCCACGTGCGGGCTTTGCCCTGCACGTGGACAACGGCGTGCCCTGA